In one window of Micromonospora cathayae DNA:
- a CDS encoding DUF1345 domain-containing protein, giving the protein MWHLSRHPDRPTPASVQLVVMGLIGLCAGVSFGVLGTPRLAPLVGWDAAALTYLVLAWRALWPMDAERTARLAIHEDPNRAVRDVLLLTACVASLVAVGIIMGTARSAPPGLPRSLHGGLGVTSVLLSWCVVHTVFTTRYARIYYTGPDGGIDFHQDEPPRYADFAYVAFTVGATFQVSDTDLCSNEMRATVLRHMLVSYLFGAIIIAAAVNLVAGFAG; this is encoded by the coding sequence GTGTGGCACCTGTCGCGGCATCCGGACCGGCCGACGCCGGCCTCGGTCCAGCTCGTCGTGATGGGCCTGATCGGCCTCTGCGCGGGGGTGTCGTTCGGCGTGCTCGGCACCCCGCGACTCGCCCCGCTGGTCGGCTGGGACGCCGCCGCCCTGACCTACCTGGTGCTGGCCTGGCGGGCGCTCTGGCCGATGGACGCGGAACGGACCGCCCGGCTGGCGATCCACGAGGACCCGAACCGGGCGGTCCGCGACGTGCTGCTGCTGACCGCCTGCGTGGCGAGCCTGGTGGCGGTGGGCATCATCATGGGCACCGCCCGCTCCGCTCCGCCCGGACTGCCCCGGAGCCTGCACGGCGGGCTGGGCGTGACCAGCGTGCTGCTCTCCTGGTGTGTGGTGCATACCGTCTTCACCACCCGGTACGCCCGGATCTACTACACCGGCCCGGACGGGGGCATCGACTTCCACCAGGACGAGCCGCCCCGGTACGCGGACTTCGCGTACGTCGCGTTCACCGTCGGGGCCACCTTCCAGGTCTCGGACACCGACCTGTGCAGCAACGAGATGCGGGCCACGGTGCTGCGGCACATGCTGGTGTCGTACCTCTTCGGGGCGATCATCATCGCCGCGGCGGTGAACCTGGTGGCCGGCTTCGCCGGCTGA